Proteins encoded together in one Qingshengfaniella alkalisoli window:
- a CDS encoding polysaccharide biosynthesis protein → MGQTQLYKFATNLTRGQKQLILLFADVLTIPVAMFVALAIQYIGRPVPYGLLNDWEIIPVLMVLSGSLSYALGMNRIQLNDTETAGPAPAALHAVVVGLAAALLNMVAGSPVHWSAYFTFGLILFVGTVAIRLMMRRVFLAILHMKNPRTGVLIYGAGRTGMQLATALRHDPRIQPVAFIDDNPAMRRMTVAGMPVIAPKDIEDLIRKKNIQRVLLAMPSLSAPQKMRISKRLTPLGLEVQALPSFAQLAGEEELVDKLKPVQPADFLPRKQFDDDLATAMPVFRGKTVLVTGAGGSIGSELCRQLLHCRPARIVLLDSSELALYTIDGEMNALSTGVEIVPMLGSVTDARVCRDVLEAHGVQIVLHAAAYKHVPLVERNPLTGLFNNVFGSRTMAEAAREYGVERFMLVSTDKAVRPTNVMGASKRMAEMIVQDMASRPGDTRFSIVRFGNVLGSSGSVIPLFEEQIANGGPVTLTHADVTRYFMTIPEAARLVVVSAAMARGGDVFVLDMGRPVPIRELAHQMIEMAGYTVRDDQNPDGDIEIKITGLRLGEKLHEELLIGEEFMTTQHPKITRAREICLSEIEIATALKDLRNAIDVSDPDAAREVLARWVEGSMRPAQGQVG, encoded by the coding sequence ATGGGACAAACCCAGTTGTACAAGTTTGCAACGAATCTCACTCGGGGACAGAAGCAGCTTATTCTGCTGTTCGCCGATGTCCTGACCATTCCCGTCGCAATGTTCGTCGCGCTGGCTATCCAGTATATCGGTCGACCGGTCCCGTATGGGCTGCTGAATGACTGGGAAATCATCCCGGTGCTCATGGTGTTGTCCGGGTCCCTTTCCTACGCGCTTGGGATGAACCGGATCCAGTTGAACGACACCGAAACCGCTGGGCCTGCGCCCGCTGCGTTGCACGCTGTAGTGGTCGGATTGGCAGCAGCACTCTTGAATATGGTGGCGGGCAGCCCGGTACATTGGTCGGCCTATTTCACATTCGGCCTGATCCTGTTCGTCGGAACCGTAGCAATACGGCTGATGATGCGCCGAGTCTTTCTTGCGATCCTGCATATGAAGAACCCGCGCACGGGTGTTCTGATCTATGGTGCGGGACGAACGGGGATGCAGTTGGCGACCGCCTTGCGGCACGACCCGCGCATTCAACCCGTGGCTTTCATTGACGACAACCCGGCGATGCGCCGGATGACGGTCGCCGGTATGCCGGTCATCGCGCCGAAAGACATCGAAGACCTGATACGGAAGAAGAACATTCAACGCGTGCTGCTCGCCATGCCATCGCTGTCGGCGCCGCAGAAGATGCGCATTTCCAAACGCTTGACGCCGCTTGGGCTGGAGGTTCAGGCGCTTCCGTCTTTCGCGCAACTGGCAGGCGAGGAAGAACTGGTTGATAAGCTGAAGCCGGTACAACCTGCCGATTTCCTGCCACGCAAGCAGTTCGACGACGATCTGGCGACGGCCATGCCGGTTTTTCGCGGCAAGACGGTTCTGGTGACCGGGGCCGGTGGGTCCATCGGGTCTGAACTGTGTCGCCAGCTTCTGCATTGCCGTCCTGCGCGGATCGTACTGCTTGATAGCAGTGAACTGGCGCTCTATACAATCGACGGCGAAATGAATGCCCTGTCAACCGGGGTGGAAATCGTGCCGATGCTGGGCTCTGTCACCGATGCACGTGTCTGTCGCGACGTGCTGGAGGCCCACGGCGTGCAGATCGTCCTGCATGCGGCGGCCTACAAACACGTGCCGCTGGTGGAACGAAATCCCCTAACGGGGCTGTTCAACAATGTGTTCGGGTCGCGCACCATGGCGGAAGCGGCCCGGGAGTACGGCGTTGAACGTTTCATGCTGGTGTCCACGGACAAGGCAGTTCGCCCGACAAATGTGATGGGTGCCTCGAAACGAATGGCCGAAATGATCGTGCAGGATATGGCCTCGCGTCCTGGGGATACGCGGTTTTCTATCGTGCGGTTCGGCAATGTGCTCGGATCGTCTGGTTCGGTCATTCCCTTATTCGAAGAACAGATTGCCAATGGCGGTCCGGTCACGCTGACGCATGCCGATGTGACGCGTTACTTCATGACCATCCCCGAAGCGGCGCGGCTGGTCGTGGTTTCCGCGGCGATGGCGCGGGGTGGGGATGTATTCGTGCTGGATATGGGGCGTCCTGTTCCTATCCGTGAACTTGCGCATCAGATGATCGAGATGGCGGGCTACACAGTTCGGGACGACCAGAACCCTGATGGCGATATAGAGATCAAGATCACTGGCCTGCGGTTGGGAGAAAAGCTGCATGAAGAGCTACTGATCGGCGAAGAATTCATGACTACGCAGCACCCCAAGATCACACGCGCTCGGGAAATATGCCTGTCCGAGATCGAAATCGCGACGGCGCTCAAGGATTTACGCAATGCCATCGACGTCAGCGATCCCGACGCCGCACGGGAGGTCCTTGCGCGCTGGGTGGAAGGATCTATGCGTCCGGCGCAAGGGCAGGTAGGCTGA
- the doeB gene encoding N(2)-acetyl-L-2,4-diaminobutanoate deacetylase DoeB: MTTNPITPTVPFDDDGKYHGFLRLPHSRNESAWGAIMIPITVIRNGDGPTALLTGANHGDEYEGPVALQSLAWELEPEDIAGRVIIVPYMNYPAFRSATRVSPIDNVNLNRAFPGAPDGTATMKIADYFENTLVPMADIVLDYHSGGKTLDFIPFACAHYLDSQSQQDACVAAVTAFNAPYTMMLREIDSVGMYDTSVEAQGKVFVTTELGGGGSATARSSRIAKKGARNVLIHAGILGGEPIIETSSFLDMPSEACYHFATSEGLLEPTVDLGDQVAQGDLIARVWPADRTGVVPLEYYAQISGVLAARHFPGLIQTGDCLAVIGTLED, from the coding sequence ATGACAACGAATCCCATCACCCCGACAGTGCCGTTTGACGACGACGGCAAATATCACGGGTTCCTGCGTCTGCCTCATTCACGCAATGAAAGCGCGTGGGGCGCGATCATGATCCCGATCACGGTCATTCGGAATGGCGACGGGCCAACTGCGCTTTTGACCGGCGCCAATCACGGGGACGAATACGAAGGCCCTGTCGCGTTGCAATCGCTGGCATGGGAACTGGAGCCCGAAGACATCGCGGGACGTGTGATCATCGTGCCCTACATGAACTACCCTGCGTTCCGGTCTGCGACCCGCGTATCGCCCATCGACAACGTGAACCTGAACCGGGCCTTTCCAGGGGCGCCGGATGGCACCGCAACGATGAAGATCGCGGACTACTTTGAGAATACGTTGGTCCCGATGGCGGACATCGTGTTGGATTACCATTCGGGGGGCAAAACGCTGGACTTCATTCCTTTCGCTTGCGCGCATTACCTGGATTCGCAAAGCCAGCAGGACGCGTGCGTCGCTGCGGTGACTGCCTTCAATGCCCCCTACACGATGATGCTGCGCGAGATCGACAGCGTGGGCATGTATGACACCAGCGTTGAGGCGCAGGGCAAGGTCTTCGTGACGACCGAGTTGGGCGGCGGTGGAAGCGCGACCGCGCGGTCATCTCGGATCGCGAAGAAGGGTGCGCGCAATGTCCTCATCCACGCGGGGATTCTGGGGGGCGAGCCCATTATCGAAACTTCAAGTTTCCTCGACATGCCGTCGGAGGCTTGCTACCACTTCGCGACCTCTGAGGGCTTGCTGGAGCCGACCGTCGATCTGGGGGATCAGGTGGCCCAAGGGGACCTGATCGCTCGTGTCTGGCCCGCCGACAGAACCGGTGTGGTGCCGCTGGAATACTACGCGCAGATTTCAGGCGTGCTCGCGGCACGGCACTTTCCGGGTTTGATCCAGACCGGGGATTGTCTGGCGGTGATCGGGACACTGGAAGACTAG
- the eutC gene encoding ectoine utilization protein EutC has translation MPEIRILTESELRDLVILDLAAINCVEGAFRSLASGNVVMPPVLSMAIPDHHGEVDVKTAYVPDLPSFAIKVSPGFFNNPQIGLPSTSGLMMLFSTSTGVLESLLLDNGYLTDVRTAAAGAVAARHLSREDAATACVIGAGVQARLQLKALTLVRPIKQAVIWARDPAKAEVMAEDMRADLGLDVVVAAKAETAVAAADIVVTTTPATDPVVLPEWLIPGQHITAMGSDQPGKNELAPGCFQRADLYVSDRLSQTRKMGELRSVIEAGLVSGVEVFPELGDIVAGAAEGRSSPEQITIADLTGTGVQDTAIAIFARARAEAASAGTEFKT, from the coding sequence ATGCCAGAGATCCGTATTCTGACGGAATCCGAACTGCGCGATCTGGTGATACTCGATCTCGCCGCGATAAATTGCGTGGAGGGGGCGTTCCGGTCGCTGGCGTCAGGTAATGTCGTGATGCCGCCGGTCCTGTCCATGGCTATCCCCGACCATCACGGCGAAGTCGATGTTAAAACGGCCTATGTGCCGGACCTGCCGAGCTTTGCGATCAAGGTGTCACCCGGTTTCTTCAACAATCCGCAGATTGGCCTGCCATCCACATCGGGGCTGATGATGCTGTTTTCCACGTCAACCGGCGTGTTGGAATCTTTGCTACTGGACAATGGCTATTTAACTGATGTCCGAACCGCAGCGGCCGGTGCGGTCGCCGCGCGCCACCTGTCGCGCGAAGATGCCGCCACCGCCTGCGTCATCGGTGCAGGTGTTCAGGCGCGGTTGCAACTGAAGGCGCTGACGCTTGTGCGACCGATCAAGCAAGCGGTGATCTGGGCGCGCGACCCGGCCAAGGCGGAGGTGATGGCGGAAGACATGCGCGCCGACCTTGGTTTAGATGTCGTTGTTGCGGCAAAGGCTGAAACGGCAGTTGCAGCCGCCGATATCGTGGTGACGACAACACCCGCCACCGATCCGGTAGTGCTGCCAGAATGGTTGATCCCCGGCCAGCACATCACCGCGATGGGGTCCGACCAACCGGGAAAGAACGAACTGGCACCGGGGTGTTTTCAGCGTGCGGATCTGTATGTATCCGATCGACTGTCGCAGACCCGCAAGATGGGAGAACTGCGATCCGTGATCGAGGCCGGGCTGGTGTCCGGTGTTGAGGTGTTCCCCGAGCTTGGAGACATTGTTGCTGGTGCCGCGGAGGGACGATCATCGCCGGAACAGATCACAATTGCCGATCTGACCGGAACCGGCGTGCAGGACACAGCCATTGCCATCTTTGCTCGAGCGCGCGCCGAAGCCGCGTCCGCGGGCACCGAATTTAAGACCTAA
- the doeA gene encoding ectoine hydrolase DoeA (DoeA (degradation of ectoine A) is also called EutD (ectoine utilization D).) encodes MANSSPRFTPTEYAERLAKTRKAMERQGIDTLIVSDPSNMAWLTGYDGWSFYVHQCVAVGPVGAPFWFGREQDAQGATRTCYMLDEDIIGYHDSYVQSTEKHPMEYLVAKLKERGWDKGTIGVEMDNYWFSAKAYAVLDNGLDATLVDSQSLVNWQRAVKSEQELEYMRIAARLVERMHSRILEKCEPGVRKCDLVAEIYDASLRYDPFQGFGGDYAAIVPLLPSGAAAAAPHLTWDDQEMKVGEGTFFEIAGCYNRYHCPLSRTIFLGRPSYEFLEAEAATLEGMEAGLEAARAGNTCEDVAQAFFNVLKKYNIEKDNRTGYPIGLSYPPDWGERTMSLRRGDRTELQEGMTFHFMTGLWMDDWGFELTESFVVTDGGPECLANVPRRLFVKD; translated from the coding sequence ATGGCAAATTCGTCGCCAAGGTTTACGCCCACTGAATATGCCGAACGTCTAGCGAAGACGCGCAAGGCTATGGAAAGGCAAGGTATCGATACGCTGATCGTGTCGGACCCATCCAATATGGCATGGCTGACGGGCTATGATGGTTGGTCCTTCTACGTGCATCAATGTGTCGCCGTCGGGCCGGTCGGTGCACCCTTCTGGTTCGGGCGGGAACAGGATGCGCAGGGCGCGACCCGGACGTGCTACATGTTGGATGAAGACATCATCGGTTATCATGACAGTTACGTTCAATCGACGGAAAAGCACCCGATGGAATACCTTGTCGCCAAGCTGAAAGAGCGCGGCTGGGACAAGGGCACAATCGGTGTCGAGATGGACAACTACTGGTTCTCGGCCAAGGCATACGCGGTGCTGGACAACGGCCTGGACGCAACGCTGGTTGATTCTCAATCGCTTGTGAACTGGCAGCGCGCAGTGAAGTCGGAACAAGAACTCGAATACATGCGTATCGCGGCCCGCTTGGTCGAACGGATGCATTCGCGGATTCTGGAAAAATGCGAACCGGGCGTGCGCAAATGTGATCTGGTGGCGGAAATCTATGATGCGTCGCTGCGTTATGACCCGTTTCAGGGCTTTGGCGGGGATTACGCGGCGATTGTTCCATTGCTGCCATCTGGGGCGGCCGCGGCTGCTCCACATTTGACGTGGGACGATCAGGAAATGAAGGTGGGCGAAGGTACGTTCTTCGAGATTGCCGGATGCTACAACCGGTACCATTGCCCGTTGTCGCGCACCATCTTCCTGGGCCGCCCGTCCTATGAATTTCTTGAGGCTGAAGCCGCGACGCTGGAAGGCATGGAGGCCGGGCTGGAGGCCGCACGCGCCGGGAACACCTGCGAGGACGTGGCTCAAGCCTTTTTCAACGTGCTGAAGAAGTACAACATCGAGAAGGACAACCGCACCGGCTATCCCATCGGGCTGAGCTATCCACCTGATTGGGGCGAGCGGACTATGAGCCTTCGTCGTGGCGACAGGACAGAGTTGCAGGAAGGCATGACCTTCCACTTCATGACAGGCCTGTGGATGGATGACTGGGGTTTCGAGTTGACCGAGTCCTTCGTCGTGACCGATGGCGGGCCAGAATGTTTGGCCAATGTGCCGCGCAGATTGTTTGTGAAGGACTGA
- the eutB gene encoding hydroxyectoine utilization dehydratase EutB encodes MTVTIADIQAARTRIDGTIRDTPCEQSSRLSEIVGAPVWLKMEHLQHTGAFKLRGAANTVLQLSDDERARGVTAASTGNHGRALAYAARQAGARCVICLSHLVPQNKADAVRALGAEVRIVGQSQDDAQEEVDRLVAEDGMIMVPPFDDPRVIAGQGTLGLEMLEQMPDLGTVAIGLSGGGLLGGIAVALKAQNPDIRVTGVCMERGAAMSDSLRAGHPVPCNELPTLADSLGGGIGLQNRHSFALVRDLIDDVILLTEAEIAAGIRHCYWQDRQIVEGAAAVGVAAVLAGKLTSEVPLGLLLSGGNIDMNLHHRIISGEDVNLTKEG; translated from the coding sequence ATGACGGTGACGATTGCGGATATCCAAGCGGCCCGAACGCGCATTGACGGGACGATCCGCGATACACCTTGCGAGCAGTCATCACGTCTTTCCGAAATCGTTGGTGCTCCCGTATGGCTGAAGATGGAGCATCTTCAGCATACCGGTGCATTCAAGCTGCGCGGGGCGGCGAATACAGTGTTGCAACTGTCTGACGATGAGCGCGCGCGTGGGGTGACCGCCGCGTCGACCGGCAATCATGGCCGGGCGTTGGCGTATGCGGCCCGTCAGGCCGGTGCCCGCTGCGTAATTTGCCTGTCACATCTGGTTCCGCAGAACAAGGCTGATGCCGTCCGCGCGCTTGGTGCGGAGGTTCGTATCGTGGGGCAATCGCAGGACGATGCCCAGGAGGAGGTTGACCGGCTTGTTGCCGAAGACGGCATGATCATGGTTCCGCCGTTCGACGATCCGCGTGTTATCGCGGGACAGGGAACGCTGGGATTGGAGATGCTGGAACAGATGCCCGATCTGGGCACTGTCGCAATAGGGCTGTCTGGCGGCGGGTTGCTGGGCGGGATTGCCGTGGCTCTCAAGGCACAAAACCCGGACATCCGCGTCACCGGCGTGTGTATGGAGCGGGGCGCTGCCATGAGCGATAGCCTGCGGGCAGGTCATCCGGTCCCTTGTAACGAGCTTCCGACACTGGCAGATTCTCTGGGAGGCGGCATCGGCTTGCAGAACCGCCATAGCTTCGCGCTTGTGCGCGACCTCATTGATGACGTGATCCTGTTGACCGAGGCGGAAATCGCCGCCGGTATTCGTCACTGCTACTGGCAGGACCGTCAGATTGTCGAAGGTGCCGCTGCCGTGGGCGTTGCTGCTGTTCTTGCGGGCAAGTTGACATCTGAAGTGCCGTTGGGCCTTTTGCTAAGTGGCGGAAACATAGACATGAACCTGCACCACCGGATCATCTCGGGGGAGGATGTCAATCTGACGAAGGAGGGATAG
- a CDS encoding YjbH domain-containing protein encodes MIRLTTSVLCLVTVAMPAMSQETPRSTTNELGFYGLPGLMDMPTGEVMPDGEIATTISTFGGVTRATLSFQVMPRVSGSFRYSQFKDWDSGGFSTYYDRSFDLRIQLLQESRYVPSVTLGFQDVVGTGIWSGEFLAASKSFGDKVTVTGGLGWGRLGSYGSIGGTGTRPDREVGEGGEFEADQWFRGDYAPFAGIAWRPIPKLTLKAEYSSDDYTTESDDLGIFEKDSPYNFGVEYQLTEDVRLGAYSMYGSEFGFTASVSINPKNPPQGGIRDSAPPPVLPRPSRADRPELYVTDWVESREDRSEVETMTAEALLEQGMELEALSLSAQSATAYMRNAKYRADAQALGRTARVMARVMPSSVEQFTIVQMVDGIRLPGVTFARKDIEYFEVQPDGAEQMLARAQIQQLPLKPEAGDYVDGIYPQFGWEIAPYLRTSLFDPDQPFRADLGVTAGASWRPTAGLLFAGSVNKKVVGNLDKIERESNSELPHVRSDFALYDKEGDPWIDTLYGAYYFQPGDAFYGRMTAGYLERMYAGVSGEVLYAPHDTKWALGAELNYAQQRDYDGGFGLRDYDVVTGHASLYWQFTDDFQAQVDVGRYLAGDYGATLGIERVFENGWRVGAFATKTDVSSEDFGEGSFDKGITMTIPLDWMTGRSTRSASSFTVRPLTRDGGARLSVPGRLYGKVDDGQDYRREEEWGRFWR; translated from the coding sequence GTGATCAGACTTACAACTTCGGTGTTGTGCCTCGTGACTGTGGCTATGCCGGCGATGTCGCAGGAAACGCCCCGTTCTACCACCAACGAATTGGGCTTCTACGGCCTGCCGGGACTTATGGACATGCCGACGGGCGAAGTTATGCCCGATGGTGAAATCGCGACGACGATCAGTACCTTTGGCGGCGTTACACGCGCGACGCTGAGTTTTCAGGTGATGCCGCGTGTGTCGGGCAGCTTCCGCTATTCCCAGTTCAAGGATTGGGATTCCGGTGGGTTCAGCACCTATTACGACCGCAGTTTCGATCTGCGCATCCAACTTCTTCAAGAAAGCCGATATGTGCCGAGCGTGACCTTGGGTTTCCAGGACGTCGTGGGCACCGGCATCTGGTCGGGAGAGTTTCTGGCAGCATCGAAAAGCTTCGGCGACAAGGTGACTGTAACCGGCGGTTTGGGCTGGGGACGCCTGGGGTCCTATGGTTCCATTGGCGGGACCGGGACGCGACCGGACCGAGAGGTTGGTGAAGGCGGCGAGTTCGAGGCGGATCAGTGGTTCCGCGGTGACTATGCACCTTTCGCGGGGATCGCGTGGCGACCAATTCCGAAGTTGACGCTTAAGGCTGAATACTCCAGCGATGACTACACCACTGAAAGCGACGATCTCGGTATTTTCGAGAAGGACTCGCCATATAACTTCGGTGTTGAGTACCAGTTGACTGAAGATGTTCGGCTCGGTGCGTACTCGATGTATGGTAGTGAGTTCGGCTTTACCGCGAGCGTTTCGATTAATCCGAAGAACCCACCGCAAGGCGGTATCCGTGACAGTGCGCCGCCGCCGGTTCTGCCGCGTCCAAGTCGGGCCGACAGACCAGAACTCTACGTGACCGATTGGGTTGAATCCCGCGAAGATCGCAGTGAAGTCGAAACCATGACCGCCGAAGCCCTTCTGGAACAGGGAATGGAACTTGAGGCGCTGTCACTATCCGCCCAAAGTGCTACGGCCTATATGCGCAACGCCAAGTATCGTGCCGATGCGCAGGCGCTAGGCCGCACCGCCCGTGTCATGGCCCGCGTCATGCCATCGTCGGTCGAGCAGTTCACGATCGTGCAAATGGTCGATGGGATCCGTCTGCCGGGTGTGACCTTTGCGCGGAAAGATATCGAGTATTTCGAGGTGCAGCCCGATGGCGCGGAGCAAATGCTTGCACGGGCTCAGATCCAGCAGCTGCCGCTAAAACCTGAGGCCGGGGACTATGTCGACGGCATCTATCCACAGTTCGGCTGGGAAATCGCGCCGTACCTGCGCACGTCACTGTTCGACCCGGATCAGCCGTTTCGAGCAGATCTAGGGGTCACAGCTGGGGCGAGTTGGCGTCCAACCGCTGGGCTGCTCTTTGCAGGCAGTGTCAACAAGAAGGTCGTTGGCAACCTCGACAAGATTGAACGTGAATCCAATTCGGAGCTTCCCCATGTCCGCAGCGATTTTGCGCTGTATGACAAGGAGGGCGACCCATGGATCGATACGCTTTATGGCGCGTATTACTTTCAGCCGGGGGATGCGTTTTATGGTCGAATGACTGCGGGCTATCTGGAGCGCATGTATGCTGGTGTATCGGGGGAAGTGCTGTATGCGCCGCATGACACGAAATGGGCGCTTGGCGCGGAACTGAATTATGCCCAGCAACGGGACTATGATGGCGGTTTCGGGTTGCGCGACTATGACGTCGTGACGGGTCACGCCTCGCTTTACTGGCAGTTCACGGATGATTTTCAGGCTCAGGTAGATGTGGGCCGTTATCTGGCGGGCGATTATGGCGCAACCCTCGGCATCGAGCGCGTGTTTGAAAACGGCTGGCGCGTCGGAGCCTTTGCGACGAAGACCGATGTGTCGTCGGAAGACTTTGGCGAAGGATCGTTTGACAAGGGTATCACGATGACCATTCCACTCGACTGGATGACAGGACGGTCCACCCGTTCGGCAAGCAGCTTTACCGTCAGGCCGCTGACACGCGACGGTGGTGCCCGCCTGTCCGTACCGGGGCGCTTGTATGGCAAGGTTGATGACGGACAGGACTACAGACGCGAGGAAGAATGGGGACGGTTCTGGCGATGA
- a CDS encoding NAD-dependent epimerase/dehydratase family protein: MPEPRVAILGGGGAVGRLLRGAFRATFPDVSVFVQSSKDPSSDLICNPLMDGAEAVVTALATFRPDVVAVLWGATPAGDADLGRNVQLAQLALDAAALTDVPRTVLLSTAAVYGGVAGVFREQDVPEDTNPYGASKLAMEVEALRAGLRGTIVFRAANVVGADALSRATRNATEDAPLLLDRFSDQTSPRRSYLSPVTLARTVLEVPKAVAEPPRILNLADNADGIAMSDMLAALEGQGRHNYWKSRPAPQDATSSLTLDLSALHAAYPALVGHARSDAAGLVADWLAAEEALR, from the coding sequence ATGCCTGAGCCGCGCGTCGCCATTCTGGGCGGCGGTGGGGCCGTGGGACGTCTTCTGCGCGGGGCTTTCCGAGCGACGTTTCCCGATGTTTCCGTTTTTGTTCAGTCCAGTAAGGATCCGTCCAGTGATCTGATATGTAATCCGTTGATGGATGGGGCCGAGGCGGTCGTCACGGCGCTTGCGACCTTCCGTCCAGATGTCGTTGCGGTGCTGTGGGGTGCCACTCCTGCTGGAGATGCGGATCTGGGGCGAAATGTCCAGCTTGCGCAATTGGCGTTGGATGCAGCGGCGCTCACCGACGTTCCGCGAACCGTGCTGCTTTCTACCGCGGCGGTGTATGGCGGTGTCGCGGGTGTATTTCGTGAACAGGATGTTCCGGAGGACACGAACCCGTATGGTGCGTCGAAACTGGCCATGGAAGTCGAAGCTCTTCGAGCGGGTTTGCGTGGGACGATCGTCTTTCGCGCCGCCAATGTGGTTGGCGCCGATGCCTTGTCACGCGCCACACGAAATGCGACCGAGGATGCGCCGCTTCTGCTTGACCGCTTCTCCGATCAAACGTCTCCGCGGCGGAGCTATCTTAGCCCGGTAACACTCGCACGCACGGTGCTGGAGGTTCCCAAGGCTGTCGCGGAGCCGCCGAGGATCCTGAATTTGGCAGATAACGCAGACGGAATTGCGATGTCTGATATGTTAGCTGCGCTAGAGGGCCAGGGGCGTCATAACTATTGGAAGTCCCGGCCTGCACCCCAAGATGCGACTTCGTCCCTGACGCTCGACCTGTCGGCATTGCACGCTGCTTATCCCGCTTTGGTGGGGCATGCGCGGTCAGATGCTGCCGGGTTGGTCGCAGATTGGCTTGCGGCGGAAGAGGCGCTCCGATGA
- a CDS encoding sugar transferase, producing MTWTKRIFDVMTSIILLILFSPVMLGVTLAILLRDGGPVLFRSERMKTPQTGFTLLKFRTMRDDPEDGGVTGGDKANRITHTGRFMRKTRLDELPQLINVLKGDISLVGPRPPLRVYVEAAPVLYAKVLKSRPGLTGLATLLYHSHENWILSGCNTSTETHDAYLRRCVPTKGRLDLIYQAHSSVCFDLWILWRTFRALID from the coding sequence ATGACGTGGACCAAGCGCATTTTCGATGTGATGACCTCGATCATTCTGCTGATCCTTTTTTCCCCGGTGATGCTCGGCGTAACCCTTGCGATACTGCTACGGGACGGCGGGCCTGTCTTATTTCGGTCCGAGCGCATGAAAACACCTCAGACCGGGTTTACGCTGCTCAAGTTTCGTACGATGCGAGACGATCCCGAGGACGGCGGCGTTACCGGCGGAGACAAAGCCAACAGGATCACACATACGGGCCGCTTTATGCGTAAAACCCGTCTGGATGAGCTGCCGCAACTTATCAATGTGCTGAAAGGGGATATCTCATTGGTCGGTCCACGCCCACCCTTGCGTGTCTATGTGGAAGCCGCACCGGTGTTGTATGCCAAGGTCCTGAAGTCACGACCGGGGCTGACCGGCTTGGCAACACTTCTGTATCATAGCCATGAGAACTGGATCCTGTCAGGGTGCAACACGTCGACGGAAACGCACGATGCCTATCTTCGACGTTGTGTCCCGACCAAGGGGCGCCTGGATCTGATATATCAAGCGCATAGTTCCGTATGTTTTGATCTCTGGATTCTGTGGCGAACATTTCGCGCACTGATTGATTAA
- a CDS encoding ABC transporter ATP-binding protein yields the protein MIEFVNLSKSYPVQGGKHKTVLHRCSVKFPSDKSVGLLGRNGAGKSTLLRLIAGTQDATTGRVIRRGNVSWPIGFAGSFHPDLTGAQNTRFVARIYGADTDALLRFVQDFCELGDYFHMPVRSYSSGMKARLAFGVSMGVPFDVYLVDEVTSVGDQRFREKCAEIFKERLKHSPAFMVSHSLGQVRDMCDMGAVLNNGILTLYDDVNEAIAVHRKNMKQVNA from the coding sequence ATGATCGAATTCGTGAACTTGTCGAAGAGCTACCCTGTGCAGGGCGGCAAGCATAAAACCGTGCTGCATCGCTGTTCGGTGAAATTCCCCTCTGACAAGTCCGTGGGCCTTCTGGGGCGCAACGGGGCAGGCAAATCGACCCTTCTGCGGTTGATTGCTGGTACGCAGGACGCGACCACGGGCAGGGTCATCCGGAGGGGAAACGTGTCTTGGCCCATAGGGTTCGCGGGGTCCTTTCATCCGGACCTCACAGGCGCACAGAATACGCGGTTTGTCGCCCGCATTTACGGTGCCGATACAGATGCGTTGTTGCGTTTCGTTCAGGATTTCTGTGAGCTTGGCGATTATTTTCATATGCCGGTGCGATCCTACTCCTCGGGGATGAAGGCGCGCCTGGCATTTGGCGTGTCGATGGGGGTCCCCTTCGACGTGTATCTTGTGGATGAGGTCACATCGGTCGGAGACCAGCGATTTCGTGAAAAATGTGCCGAGATTTTCAAAGAGCGCCTGAAGCATTCGCCGGCCTTCATGGTCAGCCATTCACTGGGCCAGGTGCGCGATATGTGTGACATGGGTGCGGTGCTGAACAATGGTATCCTGACGCTCTACGATGATGTGAACGAGGCCATTGCCGTTCACCGCAAGAACATGAAGCAGGTGAATGCCTGA